CGGTGCAGACCCGGGCGGAGGGAGCGCCCTCCGGTCCGGGTACGGCCACCGGCTGTGGCCACGGAAAGGACGGCAAGGGGAAGGAGCCCCCAGTCAACGGCCCCGAGCACTCCCAGCCCGCCACCACCGAGACCGACGCCCACCGGCCGCGGCCCGCGCCGGAGGTCATCCCGCCGCAGCCCGGCGCCGAGCAGGAGCGGGGGCCGGGCGGCGGAGACCGCCGTACCGGGCGCGGTCTGCCGCCGGGCCGGCCGCTGCCGATGCGGCGCGACGGGGACCGGCTGAGATTCGTGGGCGCGGCGACCCGGCGGATCGCGCGCGGCCTCGATCTGGACGAGATCGTGATGGGCCTGTGCCGGGCGACCGTGCCGACGTTCTCGGACGCGATCCTGGTGTATCTGCGCGACCCGCTGCCGGTCGGCGACGAGCGGCCCACCGGTCCGGTGGTGCTGCGGCTGCGCCGTACCGACCGGATCCCGGAGGAGCGGGACACCGACGGGGTGCTGCTGCCGCCCGCGTTCGACCCGGAGCCGGAGCCGAGCCCGCTGTCCGAGCTGTCCGCGCTGACGACCGAGCTGTGCGAGGTGCGCCCCGGCGGCGCGCTGAACGAGGTGCTGCGCGGGGTGCGGCCGGTGTTCGCCGACGCGCCCGCGGCCCGTGCCGCGCTGCCCGAGCTGCTGGGTGACGGAGGCGAGGCGGTCGTGCCGTCCGGGCAGCACGCGATCCTCGCGCCGCTGCGCGGGCGGCGCCGGGTGATCGGCGCGGCACTGTTCCTGCGCCGCCCGGAGCGGCTCGCGTTCGAGGCGGACGATCTGCTGGTGGCGGCGCAGCTGGCCACGCACAGCGCCCTCGGCATCGACAAGGCGGTGCTGTACGGCCGGGAGGCGTACATCGCCGACGAGCTGCAGCGCACCATGCTGCCCGAGACCCTGCCCCGGCCGACGGGCGTGCGGCTGGCCTCGCGCTATCTGCCGGCCGCGGAGACCGCGCGGGTGGGCGGCGACTGGTACGACGCGATCCCGCTGCCCGGCAGCCGGGTCGCGCTGGTCGTCGGTGACGTGATGGGCCACTCCATGACCTCGGCGGCGATCATGGGCCAGCTGCGGACGACCGCGCAGACGCTGGCCGGGCTGGATCTGCCGCCGCAGGAGGTGCTGCACCACCTGGACGAGCAGGCGCAGCGGCTCGGCACCGACCGCATGGCGACGTGCCTGTACGCCGTCTACGACCCGGTGACGCACCGGATCACCATCGCCAACGCCGGCCATCCGCCGCCGGTGCTGCTGCACCTGGGCGGGCGGGCCGAGGTGCTGCGGGTGCCGCCGGGCGCGCCGATCGGCGTCGGCGGGGTGGACTTCGAGGCGGTGGAGCTGGACGCGCCCGCCGGGGCGACCCTGCTGCTGTACACGGACGGGCTGGTGGAGTCCCGGCTGCGGGACGTGTGGACCGGCATAGAGCAGTTGCGGGAGAAGCTCGCCGCGACCGCGCAGCTGACCGGGCCGGACCATCCGCCGCCGCTGGAAGCCCTGTGCGACGAGGTGCTGGACATGCTCGGGCCGGGCGACCGGGACGACGACATCGCGCTGCTCGCGGCGCGTTTCGACGGGATCGCGCCGAGCGATGTCGCGTACTGGCAGCTGGACCCGGAGGAGACGGCTCCCGGCCAGGCCCGCCGGCTGGCCCGGCGCGCGCTGGCCCGCTGGGACCTGGAGGACCTGACGGATTCGGTGGAGCTGCTGGTCAGCGAGGTCGTGACGAACGCCGTACGGTACGCGTCGCGGCCGGTGACGCTGCGGCTGCTGCGCACCGATGTGCTGCGCTGCGAGGTCGGCGACGACGTGCCGCAGCTGCCGCGGCTGCGGCAGGCGCGGGCGACGGACGAGGGCGGGCGCGGCCTGTACCTGGTGAACAGGCTGGCCCGGCGCTGGGGCGCGACCCGGCTGAGCACCGGCAAGGTGGTGTGGTTCGAGTTGAACCGGGGCTGAGGGCCGCCACGGCGGAAGCTGACCCTGAGCGGCGAAAACCAGCCACTTTTTGCCGAAGTCACCGCCAGGCCGCTTCACTTGCTGGTCACAGTAGCTCCACAGTGTGGCCGCTGACTTGAGTGGCCCTCGCTCCGGCTGCCGGTGTCTCGCGCCACAGGGTTCCAGACATGCATCGTTCAAGCCCCTTGCCTGGCGTGTCCATGCCTTGGATAGGGTGACCTCGCGACCGGTGACCCGGACTTGACCACTCCGAGCCTCCTGAGCGCGTGAACATCCAGGGGGACTTCCGCACACCGCACTCCGTGTCGCCCCCAGCCGTATGCACTGGCACGTGGGGGATCGAGTTGTGTCTCAGAAGCGGTGGTTCGTCGGTCCTGGACGCCCTCCCTCGCCTCCCCAAGGCGTCCCGCCCATCCCCTGACCACTTCCCCTGGAGCGGGCAGGCCCACCCACACCTGGTCGTCCAGGCGGGGAACCCATTCAACGAGAAACGGGGAAGTCTCTCTTGAGACGCAGAAGACGAACGCTCATTTCCGCGGCCGCCACGCTGACTTCGGCCGCCCTCACTGGCGGGCTGCTGCAAGCCCTGCCCGCCGCCGCCGTCCCCAAGCCGAACTCCAGTGCAAGCACAGGCGAGTCGGCACGACGCGGAGGTGTCAGCGACCCCGACCACACCCTTGGCAAGGGATGGCGGACCTCCGCGGACCGTGCCGTTACGGCAGCGGCCGACAGCGACGGCTTGCACATCCTGGTCGCCGACAGCACGAAGGCGTACCAGTGGAAGACCGCGGCGGTCCTCTCGGAGCCGGGCATGCCCGCGGACACCTGGATCGGCAACCAGTGCGTCATGGATCACGACCATGTCGCTGCCGTGTACGCGCCGCGCACGTTCACGAACAAGCCGGACCTGATGCAGGGCGGCGCCTTCGCGGCGGTCGTGAACCTCAGCACCGGCCAGGTGACGAAGCTGTCGTTCACCGCATCGCTGGCGTACTTCGACCCGTCGTGTGATCCGGGCACGCACACCGCGGCGTTCACCGCGTTCCGCGACATGAACGACGCGGCCAGGACCATGACCCGGGTCATGACGGTGAACACCGCCGGCAAGACCATCAGCAAAGCCGCGGCGAAGGGGGAGATCACCAGCGCCGTCCCGGTCAAGAATGGCGTGGTCGCCGCCCTGGGCCGCCGACTGGTCCGTCTCGACCGCTCCGGCAAGGTCAGCAATCTGCTCACCACGAGCGGGGTGGCCTTCGACCTCCACCCGGTCAGAGGCGGAAAAGTCGCCTTCGTCGAACGCGACGGCGCCACGAGGGCGCGTGCCAGGGTGTGGGGCGGAAACGGCGACGCGGCTGCCACGATCGCCAGCGGCAGGCTCGGCGACCTCGACCTGAAGCGCGGCGGGGCCGCGCAGGTGTTCCTCACCGGCCATCCCGTCAGCACCTCCGACACCGCGGGTAGCGGGATCACCCGCGTCAACGCCCCGGCTGACACGGACATCTCCAGTCAGGGACGGCTGGCCGTCGACCCCGTCCTCACTCCCGGTGTCCGAGCGGGAATCGAGCGGGTCAAGAACGCCGGCAAGGGTTTCGGCAAGACCGAACCCGCCGCGCAGTCCACCCCGGCACAGGCGCCCGGCGCCCTTGTGCCGGACACGCCGGTGACGGTCACCTCCACCGCCACCACCACCGGTGAGAAGATCAGCCAGAAGGTCGCCGCCGTCACCAACTCCGCCGGCGGCGACGGCTTGTCGCCCGCCCTCACCTCCGGCGGCAGCCCCCGCACGGCCGCGGGCAAGCACACGCGGCTCAAAAAACGGATCGGGGGCGCGAACGTGTCGCACGACCCCACCGACCCCGACCGCTGGTGCGCCATCTCCCGCAACGACGTCAAGGCGCAGGCTCTTCAGCCCACCCCCAACCAGGTCGAGTGGGCCGTCGACATGGCCGTACGCGGCAAACTGCACGCCGGCTCCATCCGGCAGGGCGGGTACCGCAACCAGACCGGCATGAGCAGTATCGACCCGCAGGGCCTGTTCCCCGCGCCCACCCTGACCGGACCGAAGGACGCGCGGATCCCGGCCAACGTGATGCTCGGCATCATGGCCCAGGAGTCCAACCTGTGGCAGGCCGAATCCGGTGCCATTCCCGGCCAGATGGGCAGTCCGCTGGCGGCGGTCGACGGCTACTACGGACACAAGATCGACCCGGGGAACCCTGAGTCGTACTGGAGCATCAACTGGGACAAGTCCGACTGCGGCTACGGCGTCGGACAGGTCACCGACGGCATGCGCCTGGCCGGACACGAGAAGCCGCACGAGACCAGCCTGAAGCAGGCTGTGCAGATGGCCGTCGCCGTCGACTACGCGACCAACATCGCCGCTTCCTTGAAGATCCTCGCCGACAAGTGGAACGAGGTCCACAAGGCCGGCCAGACGATCACCGTCAACAACGACGACCCGGCCTACGTCGAGAACTGGTTCACCGCGGTGTGGAACTACAACCTCGGCTTCAACCCGCCCTCCGACGCCTCGAAGAACGACGGGCACTGGGGGCTCGGCTGGTACAACAACCCGGCCAACCCGCTCTACAAGAACAGCTGGAACCACCCGTTCATGGACACGGACGTGGACGGCCCCGAGGCCAACCATGACGCCGCGCACCCGCAGGACTGGCCGTACGAGGAGAAGGTGATGGGCTGGGCCGCCTGGTCCATCGACACCGGCTACTCCTACGCCACCAACGGCCGCCAGGACTGGAAGGGCGACCCCGGATTCTCCTCGGCGGGCTTCCGGCCGGCCTGGTGGAACACCACGCCCGCACGCAGCCAGGTCTCGCCGCCGCTGGTCACCTTCTGCAACACCGACAACAACTGTGACCCGACCAAGCCGCCGAACTGCGGCACGGAAAACTGTTACAAGCAGTTCTGGTTCAACAAGCCCAATGTGGCGTGGAAGAAGAACTGTGCCACCGAGTGCGGGCACGAACTGATCAAGTACCAGACGGAGATCCCGGAGCCGGGGCGTGGCTACCGCCTCAAGAACGGTGCGGCCGTCTGCTCCGGTGAACCGACCGGCTCGCATGTCGTCGCCACCGTCCCGAACACCACCGAGACATGGAGCGACTGCGGCCAGGCCACCTCGTCCGGCGCCTTCCAGTTCACGTTCAACCCCGACACGCTGGGGACCCACTACGAGGCGAGAGCCGACCTGCACCAGATCGGCGGCGGCTACGGCGGTCACTACTGGTACACGCACACCCGTGACGAGGACCATCTCGGCGGCCCCGACGGCCTGATGGACATCGACGCCAAGTG
This genomic interval from Streptomyces sp. NBC_00557 contains the following:
- a CDS encoding ATP-binding SpoIIE family protein phosphatase translates to MTEQPTSFERAQGADPAEGRGALLRTPTPAAAPALPVQTRAEGAPSGPGTATGCGHGKDGKGKEPPVNGPEHSQPATTETDAHRPRPAPEVIPPQPGAEQERGPGGGDRRTGRGLPPGRPLPMRRDGDRLRFVGAATRRIARGLDLDEIVMGLCRATVPTFSDAILVYLRDPLPVGDERPTGPVVLRLRRTDRIPEERDTDGVLLPPAFDPEPEPSPLSELSALTTELCEVRPGGALNEVLRGVRPVFADAPAARAALPELLGDGGEAVVPSGQHAILAPLRGRRRVIGAALFLRRPERLAFEADDLLVAAQLATHSALGIDKAVLYGREAYIADELQRTMLPETLPRPTGVRLASRYLPAAETARVGGDWYDAIPLPGSRVALVVGDVMGHSMTSAAIMGQLRTTAQTLAGLDLPPQEVLHHLDEQAQRLGTDRMATCLYAVYDPVTHRITIANAGHPPPVLLHLGGRAEVLRVPPGAPIGVGGVDFEAVELDAPAGATLLLYTDGLVESRLRDVWTGIEQLREKLAATAQLTGPDHPPPLEALCDEVLDMLGPGDRDDDIALLAARFDGIAPSDVAYWQLDPEETAPGQARRLARRALARWDLEDLTDSVELLVSEVVTNAVRYASRPVTLRLLRTDVLRCEVGDDVPQLPRLRQARATDEGGRGLYLVNRLARRWGATRLSTGKVVWFELNRG